In Paracoccus aerodenitrificans, the following are encoded in one genomic region:
- a CDS encoding Fur family transcriptional regulator: MTTAFERHDHDICAGEALARADQLAEARGLRLTPVRRRVLEILLERHRALGAYEVLERLAAEGLGKQPPVAYRALEFLVENGLAHRVQRLNAFTACQNHHPDGEAPAFLICRTCQRVAEMGAERFRAELGDVAKSAGFTVERTTIEALGLCAGCAEADA, translated from the coding sequence ATGACCACTGCATTTGAACGCCACGATCATGATATCTGCGCCGGCGAGGCTCTGGCCCGCGCCGATCAACTGGCCGAGGCGCGGGGGCTGCGCCTGACCCCCGTGCGCCGCCGTGTGCTGGAGATCCTGCTGGAGCGTCACCGCGCCCTTGGTGCCTATGAGGTGCTTGAGCGTCTGGCGGCAGAGGGGTTGGGCAAACAGCCTCCGGTCGCCTACCGGGCGCTTGAGTTCCTTGTCGAGAACGGGCTGGCGCATCGTGTCCAGCGGCTGAACGCGTTTACCGCCTGCCAGAACCATCACCCGGATGGCGAGGCCCCTGCCTTTCTGATCTGTCGCACCTGTCAGCGCGTTGCCGAGATGGGCGCAGAGCGCTTCCGCGCCGAGTTGGGCGATGTGGCAAAATCAGCGGGGTTTACCGTTGAACGGACGACGATCGAGGCGCTCGGCTTATGCGCGGGCTGTGCGGAAGCCGACGCATGA
- a CDS encoding pseudouridine synthase, with translation MTDAPNPDKPAEADRIAKVIARAGLASRREAERMILEGRVTVNGQKIDSPALDVMPSDRITVDGKKLEEPQETRLWVYYKPVGLVTSENDEKGRQTVFDALPRDLPRVMSVGRLDLNSEGLLLLTNDGELKRRLELPETGWLRRYRVRVNGQPNDLTFAPLRRGVTIEGEDFAPMEIKLDSQQGANAWLTVGIREGKNREIRRAMAHVGLQVNRLIRIGYGPFKLTGMEENEVREVKRRVLKDQLGGLLTGETEEKERPFRERGAEDDQRRPRGQRGERGERGDDRGPRKFGARRGDAGESFNRRDDRRGDDRGRDDRRRDDRPRDDKERRPFSRRDDGEGRPFTRRQDGERKDFAARSEEGAVRKPRHRRDGEQGKPRDDKRGFASRRDQDGKPAFDRRKDNSEGPRSRFSREDGPKRGNKPFGKRDGEGGASARHAGERRNGEDRPARQGFKSGPGGAAKGGRDDRGAKYGGPKSGGKPGFKRDGGADRPRSGKPGGGAANRPGGRTGAKGPRKPKS, from the coding sequence ATGACCGACGCACCGAACCCCGACAAACCCGCCGAAGCCGACCGTATCGCCAAGGTGATCGCTCGCGCGGGCCTTGCCAGCCGCCGTGAGGCTGAGCGCATGATCCTCGAAGGCCGGGTCACTGTGAACGGGCAGAAAATCGACAGCCCGGCACTGGATGTGATGCCCTCGGACAGGATCACGGTTGACGGCAAGAAGCTGGAAGAGCCGCAGGAAACCCGGCTCTGGGTGTATTACAAGCCCGTCGGGCTGGTCACCTCGGAGAATGATGAAAAAGGACGACAGACCGTTTTCGATGCGCTGCCGCGCGATCTGCCCCGGGTCATGAGCGTTGGCCGGCTGGATCTCAACTCTGAAGGTCTGTTGCTGCTGACCAATGACGGAGAGCTGAAGCGGCGGCTGGAACTGCCGGAAACCGGCTGGTTGCGCCGCTATCGCGTGCGGGTGAACGGACAGCCCAACGATCTGACCTTCGCGCCGCTGCGGCGTGGCGTCACCATCGAAGGCGAGGATTTCGCGCCGATGGAAATCAAGCTGGACAGTCAGCAAGGGGCCAATGCCTGGCTGACCGTTGGCATCCGTGAGGGCAAGAACCGGGAAATCCGCCGCGCGATGGCGCATGTCGGGTTGCAGGTGAACCGGCTGATCCGCATCGGCTATGGTCCGTTCAAGCTGACCGGGATGGAAGAAAACGAGGTTCGTGAGGTCAAGCGGCGGGTTCTGAAGGACCAGCTCGGCGGTCTGCTGACCGGCGAAACCGAGGAAAAAGAGCGTCCCTTCCGTGAGCGCGGTGCAGAGGATGACCAGAGACGGCCTCGCGGCCAACGCGGTGAGCGCGGAGAGCGGGGCGATGATCGCGGTCCGCGCAAATTCGGTGCCCGCAGGGGCGATGCGGGCGAGTCCTTCAACCGCCGCGATGACCGGCGAGGTGATGACAGAGGCCGCGATGACCGTCGCAGGGATGACAGGCCACGCGATGATAAAGAGCGCAGGCCCTTCTCTCGTCGCGATGATGGCGAGGGCAGGCCGTTCACCCGCCGTCAAGATGGCGAGCGCAAGGATTTCGCGGCCCGTTCCGAAGAGGGTGCAGTCAGAAAACCCCGGCACCGCCGTGATGGCGAGCAGGGCAAGCCGCGTGACGATAAGCGTGGTTTCGCTTCGCGCCGGGATCAGGACGGCAAGCCTGCATTCGACCGCCGCAAGGACAACTCCGAGGGGCCGCGCAGCCGTTTTTCGCGTGAGGATGGCCCGAAGCGCGGCAATAAGCCGTTCGGCAAGCGCGACGGTGAAGGCGGCGCGTCAGCGCGTCATGCGGGGGAAAGGCGAAACGGTGAGGACAGACCTGCGCGTCAGGGCTTCAAGTCGGGGCCTGGCGGTGCTGCGAAAGGTGGCCGCGATGATCGCGGCGCGAAATACGGTGGTCCGAAATCTGGCGGAAAACCGGGTTTCAAGCGGGATGGCGGCGCTGATCGTCCGCGGTCCGGCAAGCCCGGCGGCGGCGCGGCCAATCGTCCCGGGGGGAGGACCGGAGCAAAAGGGCCGCGCAAGCCGAAATCCTGA
- a CDS encoding zinc ABC transporter substrate-binding protein has product MRHILPLIPMAIAAPLHAEPPRIVTDTAITASFVRQVTGEQGQVEILLSQGANPHDFQLRPSQARALQHADLLIWTGPELTPWLERAADSLDDSAQLQLLEIPGTELRSYAPHDDTHEDQHSDHTAHDHNEGEDDHDHDGIDPHAWLNPDNGALWLDHIAEQLGARDPANAQHYRDNAGAAKSELSDTVAEIRAMFPANEALPFVTFHDAYGYFTEYFYLPPAIAVSLGDATAPSAARLNEVREEITGSEAVCAFPETNQPLQLIETAIEGTGLSLGESLSPAGDNFSSNADYYANILMQLAKRISACEQGQE; this is encoded by the coding sequence ATGCGACATATTCTTCCCCTCATCCCGATGGCCATCGCAGCCCCGCTTCATGCCGAACCGCCCCGGATCGTGACCGACACGGCAATCACAGCATCTTTTGTCCGGCAAGTCACCGGAGAGCAGGGACAGGTCGAAATCCTGCTGTCACAAGGCGCGAATCCGCATGATTTTCAGTTGCGGCCGTCTCAGGCACGAGCATTGCAGCATGCCGACCTGCTGATCTGGACCGGTCCCGAGCTGACGCCTTGGCTGGAACGTGCGGCGGACTCTCTGGACGATTCGGCTCAGCTGCAATTGCTGGAGATCCCCGGCACGGAATTGCGATCCTATGCGCCGCATGATGACACGCATGAAGATCAGCACAGCGATCATACCGCGCATGACCACAATGAGGGCGAAGATGACCACGATCATGACGGCATCGACCCGCATGCCTGGCTGAACCCGGATAACGGAGCTTTGTGGCTGGACCATATCGCCGAACAGCTTGGCGCACGCGATCCGGCGAACGCGCAGCATTATCGCGACAATGCCGGGGCCGCGAAATCCGAACTGAGCGATACCGTGGCCGAAATCCGCGCTATGTTCCCGGCAAATGAAGCCCTGCCTTTTGTGACATTCCATGACGCATATGGCTATTTCACCGAATATTTCTACCTTCCACCGGCAATTGCAGTCAGCCTTGGCGACGCGACGGCTCCGTCAGCAGCCCGGCTGAACGAAGTGCGCGAAGAAATCACGGGCTCCGAGGCTGTCTGCGCCTTCCCCGAGACGAATCAGCCTTTGCAGCTGATCGAGACCGCAATTGAGGGAACAGGGCTTTCACTAGGCGAATCGCTTTCGCCGGCAGGAGATAATTTTTCTTCTAATGCAGATTATTACGCGAATATTCTCATGCAATTGGCGAAGCGTATCAGCGCCTGCGAACAGGGTCAGGAATAA
- a CDS encoding metal ABC transporter permease, translating into MLDDFLIRAGLAGFGVVFAAGPLGCFVVWQRMAYFGDATAHAAILGVALSLTFGAPVYLGTMGVALAMGWLVAHLAGRGEAVDTALGVLAHGALAFGLVAASLVPGLRRDLDSWLFGDILMVQPADLLWVWGGGSLVLALLGWRWQALVTATVNEELAMASGISPSRERMILTIAMAITVAIAIRVVGALLVSALLVIPAAAARRISRGPEHMAVISTLIGLISVASGLAASLYADLPAGPSIIAASAIIFLSLLPFQRSSA; encoded by the coding sequence ATGCTTGATGATTTTCTGATCCGCGCGGGGCTTGCCGGGTTCGGCGTGGTTTTTGCCGCCGGTCCGCTTGGCTGTTTCGTTGTGTGGCAGCGCATGGCCTATTTCGGCGATGCAACCGCACATGCCGCCATTCTGGGCGTGGCGCTGAGCCTGACTTTCGGCGCACCTGTCTATCTTGGAACGATGGGTGTGGCGCTGGCGATGGGCTGGCTGGTCGCGCATCTGGCAGGACGCGGCGAGGCCGTCGATACGGCACTTGGCGTTCTTGCCCACGGTGCGCTTGCCTTCGGTCTGGTTGCCGCCTCGCTTGTGCCGGGATTGCGGCGCGATCTGGATAGCTGGCTGTTCGGAGATATCCTCATGGTGCAGCCTGCGGATCTGCTGTGGGTCTGGGGCGGGGGCTCTCTGGTTCTGGCGCTGCTTGGCTGGCGGTGGCAGGCTCTGGTTACGGCGACGGTCAATGAAGAGCTGGCGATGGCCTCGGGCATATCCCCCTCCCGGGAAAGGATGATTCTCACCATCGCAATGGCCATCACGGTTGCCATCGCGATTCGTGTTGTCGGCGCACTTCTGGTTTCCGCGCTGCTGGTGATTCCTGCCGCCGCCGCCCGCCGGATTTCACGCGGACCCGAACACATGGCCGTGATTTCGACCCTGATCGGGCTGATTTCCGTTGCGTCAGGTCTGGCCGCCAGCCTGTACGCAGACCTTCCCGCAGGCCCCTCGATCATCGCTGCATCGGCGATAATTTTCCTGTCTTTGCTGCCCTTTCAGCGGAGTTCGGCATAA
- the hemP gene encoding hemin uptake protein HemP, translating into MTATRPAEFGRVGATPVNNLPVHEAEALTQGGNQALIVLNDQVYNLRITRAGKLILTK; encoded by the coding sequence ATGACCGCAACACGCCCTGCCGAATTCGGCCGCGTCGGAGCAACCCCGGTGAATAATCTGCCCGTCCACGAGGCTGAAGCGCTGACACAAGGCGGTAATCAGGCGCTGATCGTCCTGAACGATCAGGTCTACAATCTGCGCATTACCCGCGCAGGAAAGCTGATCCTGACCAAATGA
- a CDS encoding ATP-binding cassette domain-containing protein: MTQPLIEAHGLTVRHRGADTPILKNVDFSISPGEIVTVVGPNGSGKSTLVRTVLGHVAMEAGRVVRQKGLRIGYVPQRVHIDDRIPMSVRRFLSLPRHVSDADASEALARTGVEGLQARQITRLSGGQFQRVLLARALLFQPQLLVLDEPTQGLDQPGIVAFYQLIDEIRQQTKAAVLMVSHDLLVVMRASDHVICLNGHVCCHGTPQAVSEAPEYQALFGADSAQTLALYRHQHDHRHDGPGLGHVHHQPHDRGCSDA, from the coding sequence ATGACGCAGCCATTGATAGAGGCTCATGGCTTGACCGTCCGGCATCGCGGGGCCGATACGCCGATCCTGAAAAATGTCGATTTCTCGATTTCTCCCGGAGAGATCGTCACCGTTGTCGGGCCGAACGGGTCGGGAAAATCGACTCTGGTGCGCACCGTTCTGGGCCATGTTGCGATGGAAGCCGGGCGGGTGGTGCGGCAAAAGGGGCTGCGGATCGGATATGTGCCTCAGCGTGTTCACATTGATGACCGGATCCCCATGAGCGTTCGCCGGTTTCTGTCATTGCCCCGCCATGTGAGCGATGCCGATGCATCCGAGGCTCTGGCCCGAACCGGGGTGGAGGGACTTCAGGCGCGTCAGATCACGCGATTATCCGGAGGCCAGTTCCAGCGCGTGCTTCTGGCAAGGGCGCTTCTGTTTCAGCCACAGCTTCTGGTGCTGGACGAACCGACGCAGGGGCTGGATCAGCCCGGCATCGTGGCCTTTTATCAACTGATCGACGAGATCCGGCAGCAGACGAAGGCGGCGGTGCTGATGGTCAGCCATGATCTGCTGGTGGTCATGCGGGCCTCGGATCATGTGATCTGCCTGAACGGGCATGTCTGCTGTCACGGTACGCCTCAGGCGGTCAGCGAGGCGCCCGAATATCAGGCTCTGTTTGGTGCGGATTCGGCGCAGACGCTTGCGCTTTATCGCCATCAGCACGATCACAGGCATGACGGCCCCGGTCTCGGCCATGTTCATCACCAGCCCCATGATCGAGGATGTTCCGATGCTTGA